One window from the genome of Cyclobacterium amurskyense encodes:
- a CDS encoding DUF1501 domain-containing protein has protein sequence MSLLHDPNMDRRQFLTKTSLGLGSVALSSLLDPGNLLANIGADKQAGLGRLPLVPKAKRVIFLFQSGGPSQMELFDYKPLLNERFGQELPASIRAGQRLTGMTSSQNSFPLAGSVFDFAQYGQSGAWVSELMPHTAKIVDELCFVKSMHTDAINHDPAITFFQTGSQLSGRPSMGSWISYGLGSDNKNLPEFCVLLSRGKSGGQPLYAKLWGSGFLPSLHQGVQFRSGKDPVLYLNNPNGLSAKSRRRMLDALKDLHDIKYDKVMDPEINSRISQYEMAYRMQSSVPDTMNISNEPDYIYDMYGPDSRKPGTFAANCLLARRLAEKDVKFIQLYHQGWDQHGNLPRDIKIMSKSVDQAGAALVMDLKQRGLLEDTLVVWGGEFGRTNYSQGKLTLDNYGRDHHPRCFTMWMAGGGVKKGYTHGETCEFGYNIVKNPVHVHDFQATLLHLLGVDHEKLIFKHQGRRFRLTDVSGHVVHDIIS, from the coding sequence ATGAGTTTATTACATGATCCAAATATGGATCGCCGTCAGTTTTTAACTAAAACTAGCCTAGGTTTAGGAAGTGTGGCCCTGTCTTCCTTATTGGATCCTGGAAATCTTTTGGCCAATATTGGAGCTGATAAACAGGCTGGCTTAGGCAGGCTTCCTTTAGTGCCGAAAGCCAAGCGGGTTATCTTTCTTTTTCAAAGTGGAGGTCCCTCTCAAATGGAACTGTTTGATTATAAACCATTGCTTAATGAGCGTTTTGGTCAGGAGTTGCCTGCATCAATAAGGGCTGGGCAACGGTTAACAGGTATGACATCAAGTCAAAATTCATTTCCTCTAGCCGGCTCAGTGTTTGATTTTGCTCAATATGGACAAAGTGGTGCCTGGGTAAGTGAATTGATGCCACATACAGCAAAAATTGTAGATGAATTGTGTTTTGTGAAATCTATGCACACGGACGCAATAAACCATGATCCTGCCATTACCTTTTTTCAAACTGGATCACAGTTAAGTGGTAGACCTTCTATGGGCTCCTGGATAAGTTATGGTTTGGGTAGTGACAATAAGAATCTTCCTGAATTTTGTGTTTTACTTTCGAGAGGCAAGTCTGGAGGACAACCCTTATATGCTAAGTTATGGGGGAGTGGGTTTTTACCATCTTTGCATCAGGGAGTGCAGTTTAGGTCTGGAAAAGACCCTGTGCTTTATCTGAATAATCCCAATGGGTTAAGCGCTAAGAGCCGTAGAAGGATGCTAGATGCACTGAAGGACCTTCATGATATAAAGTATGACAAAGTGATGGATCCGGAAATCAATTCCAGAATTTCTCAATATGAAATGGCTTACAGGATGCAGTCCTCTGTACCTGACACAATGAATATATCAAATGAGCCGGATTATATTTACGACATGTATGGTCCAGATTCCAGAAAACCTGGAACATTTGCTGCCAACTGCCTTTTGGCTAGAAGGTTGGCAGAAAAAGATGTCAAGTTTATTCAACTCTACCACCAGGGCTGGGATCAACACGGGAACTTACCACGTGACATTAAAATCATGAGTAAAAGTGTAGACCAGGCAGGCGCTGCTTTGGTGATGGATTTAAAACAAAGAGGATTGCTAGAAGATACTCTAGTGGTTTGGGGAGGTGAATTCGGTCGAACCAATTATTCTCAAGGAAAATTAACATTAGACAATTATGGAAGAGATCATCATCCTAGGTGTTTTACCATGTGGATGGCTGGTGGTGGTGTAAAAAAAGGGTACACTCACGGAGAAACATGCGAATTTGGGTACAATATTGTGAAAAATCCGGTTCATGTGCATGATTTTCAGGCAACATTGCTCCACTTGTTGGGCGTGGACCATGAAAAATTAATTTTCAAACACCAGGGGAGGCGATTTAGGCTTACAGATGTAAGTGGGCATGTCGTTCATGATATTATCAGTTAA
- a CDS encoding DUF1553 domain-containing protein, giving the protein MNKGLILKIAIFLTIFLVVIWVVPFNQPIEFSEEVEEQLPEMVDFNLHIKPILSDRCFACHGPDVNKREANLRLDVEADALDLIGENKDHYALVPGNPMKSGVYLRIVSEEADLKMPPAESNLKLSETEIALITRWIEQGAKYKPHWSFIPPQKINAPTLDDKALSWAENEIDHFVYAKMLTKGLEPSEKASKETLIRRLSFDLTGLPPSMEEVESFLNDNSKEAYLKLVDKYLQSPHYGERLASKWLDLARYADSNGYQDDGMRNMWPWRDWVIKAFNENLSYDDFILWQLAGDLLPNPTYDQILATGFNRNHPQSQEGGIIPEEYRVEYVADRTNTLGKAFLGLSTECARCHDHKYDPISQKEYFQLYAFFNNINETGQVPYVGDASPTLILKDDEEVEKKIAYINGEIRKKETTIDSVKNQASKSFENWLANLNAQSNSQFTIKGQIGHYPLDKPMDNKFKNLANKNKPADMVVIQKDKEILTVEGKFGKGIQLVGDSYVDLGPDIAYFERSDPFSISLWYKAIEDSLNGPIFSKTGGFANGFRGYELLIREDGSLAALMSHTWPANAIEVHTEEKVPVGEWVHLVMTYDGSSKAAGLQIYMNGKRLGRKVLTDHLKQSILAYGKEKRGIGHSGNLQIGKRGTNFAETLDHSLVDEIRVFDRKLTAIETQMLAGIQDPILSNLKEGNNSALQDYYFSVVNQHYQNQTQSLHKLRKKENELISAKPEVMVMRERSEERKTFILDRGVYDAPTEQVFPHTPAVLFAFPEELPKNRLGLAKWLLHKENPLTARVVVNQYWEMIFGRGIVATPDDFGNQGEFPSHPELLDWLAVNFMETGWDLKQLLKLMVSSATYQQSSILKENVREKDPSNIWLSRANASRLPAEMVRDQALASSGLLVPKIGGESVKPYQPKGLWRELTAEYANEYIEDTGDNLYRRSLYTIWKRSAPPPSMTNFDASDKYVCIIKRQNTNTPLQALVLMNDPQYIEASRVLAEKMLIDGGVETSDQLKYGFRAITSRNPEPKELMILEELYRNELAEFQRAPHEADSLLQVGEYGRDKSLPKEELAAFTLVNSTLMNYDEAIYKR; this is encoded by the coding sequence ATGAACAAAGGTCTTATATTAAAAATAGCTATATTTTTAACCATTTTTTTGGTTGTTATTTGGGTTGTCCCTTTTAATCAGCCCATTGAGTTTTCGGAGGAAGTGGAAGAACAATTACCAGAAATGGTGGATTTTAACTTGCACATCAAACCCATTTTGTCTGACCGGTGTTTTGCCTGTCATGGGCCGGATGTCAACAAAAGAGAGGCCAATTTAAGATTGGATGTGGAAGCTGATGCACTTGACTTAATTGGGGAGAACAAAGACCATTATGCTTTAGTGCCTGGAAATCCTATGAAAAGTGGTGTCTACCTAAGGATAGTTTCAGAAGAGGCAGACCTGAAAATGCCACCTGCTGAATCTAACTTAAAACTTTCTGAAACGGAGATCGCACTAATTACTCGATGGATCGAACAAGGTGCCAAATACAAGCCTCACTGGTCCTTTATTCCCCCTCAAAAAATAAATGCCCCCACCCTGGATGATAAAGCTTTGTCATGGGCTGAAAATGAAATAGACCATTTTGTCTATGCTAAAATGCTTACAAAAGGACTGGAACCATCAGAAAAAGCGAGCAAGGAAACCCTGATCAGAAGACTTTCTTTCGACCTTACTGGTTTGCCACCCTCCATGGAAGAAGTGGAGAGTTTTTTAAACGATAACTCCAAAGAAGCTTACCTAAAGTTGGTGGATAAATACTTACAATCCCCACATTATGGCGAAAGGTTGGCCTCTAAATGGTTGGACCTGGCCAGGTATGCAGATTCTAATGGGTATCAAGATGATGGAATGAGGAATATGTGGCCTTGGAGAGATTGGGTAATAAAAGCATTCAACGAAAACTTATCCTATGATGATTTCATTCTCTGGCAATTGGCCGGAGACCTATTGCCAAACCCGACCTACGACCAAATTCTCGCAACAGGATTTAACCGCAACCATCCACAGAGTCAGGAAGGAGGGATTATTCCAGAGGAGTATCGTGTAGAATATGTCGCTGACCGTACCAATACTCTTGGCAAAGCATTTTTAGGATTGTCTACAGAGTGTGCTAGATGTCATGACCACAAATATGACCCCATATCCCAAAAGGAATATTTCCAGTTATATGCATTTTTTAATAATATCAATGAAACAGGTCAAGTGCCTTATGTAGGTGATGCTAGTCCTACCTTGATCCTGAAAGACGATGAAGAAGTAGAGAAAAAAATTGCCTATATCAATGGAGAAATTCGGAAAAAAGAAACAACTATTGATAGTGTTAAAAATCAGGCTTCAAAATCCTTTGAAAATTGGTTGGCTAATCTGAATGCTCAATCAAATTCTCAATTTACAATAAAAGGTCAAATCGGGCATTATCCACTTGATAAACCAATGGATAATAAATTTAAAAACCTAGCCAATAAGAACAAGCCGGCAGACATGGTGGTTATTCAAAAAGACAAAGAGATTTTAACTGTGGAGGGGAAATTTGGCAAAGGAATACAATTGGTAGGGGATAGTTATGTTGACTTAGGTCCAGATATAGCTTATTTTGAAAGGAGCGACCCTTTTTCTATAAGTTTATGGTACAAAGCAATAGAGGACAGTTTAAATGGACCGATTTTTTCCAAGACTGGAGGTTTTGCAAATGGTTTTAGAGGTTACGAATTGTTGATTAGAGAGGATGGAAGTTTGGCCGCCTTGATGAGCCATACTTGGCCAGCAAATGCCATTGAAGTTCATACCGAGGAAAAAGTACCTGTTGGGGAATGGGTGCACCTTGTTATGACTTATGATGGATCAAGTAAGGCTGCTGGTTTGCAGATTTATATGAATGGGAAACGTTTAGGACGTAAGGTTCTTACCGACCATTTGAAGCAAAGCATTTTGGCCTATGGCAAAGAAAAAAGAGGTATTGGTCATTCTGGGAATTTACAGATTGGAAAACGAGGGACCAATTTTGCAGAAACATTAGACCATTCCCTTGTGGATGAAATCCGGGTTTTCGACCGAAAACTAACAGCTATTGAAACCCAAATGTTGGCAGGAATCCAAGACCCAATTTTGAGCAATTTAAAGGAGGGAAACAATTCAGCTTTACAGGACTATTATTTTTCTGTGGTAAATCAACATTACCAAAATCAAACACAATCCTTGCACAAACTTCGGAAAAAAGAAAACGAATTAATAAGCGCTAAGCCTGAAGTCATGGTTATGAGGGAGAGGAGTGAAGAAAGAAAGACTTTTATTCTAGACAGAGGGGTTTATGATGCCCCTACTGAACAGGTTTTTCCCCATACTCCAGCTGTATTGTTTGCTTTTCCTGAAGAGCTTCCTAAAAATAGATTGGGATTGGCCAAATGGCTTCTTCATAAAGAAAATCCATTAACTGCCAGGGTAGTGGTCAATCAATACTGGGAAATGATCTTTGGAAGAGGGATTGTAGCAACACCTGATGACTTTGGAAACCAGGGTGAGTTTCCTTCTCATCCTGAATTATTAGATTGGCTTGCAGTGAATTTCATGGAGACAGGATGGGATCTTAAGCAATTACTAAAATTGATGGTAAGTTCAGCTACTTATCAGCAATCTTCTATTTTAAAGGAGAATGTTAGGGAAAAAGATCCTTCAAATATATGGCTTTCAAGAGCCAATGCCTCCCGTCTTCCCGCGGAAATGGTTCGGGATCAGGCTTTGGCTTCAAGTGGTTTATTAGTTCCAAAAATTGGTGGAGAAAGTGTGAAACCTTATCAACCCAAGGGACTATGGAGGGAGTTGACTGCTGAATATGCAAATGAATACATTGAAGATACAGGAGATAATTTGTACAGAAGAAGCCTTTATACCATTTGGAAACGAAGTGCACCTCCTCCTTCGATGACTAATTTTGACGCTTCCGATAAATATGTGTGTATCATCAAAAGGCAAAATACCAATACCCCACTGCAGGCGCTGGTGCTTATGAATGATCCCCAATACATAGAAGCCTCCAGGGTCCTCGCAGAAAAGATGTTAATAGATGGAGGAGTTGAGACTTCAGATCAGTTAAAATATGGTTTTAGAGCAATCACAAGTAGGAACCCTGAACCTAAGGAATTGATGATTTTGGAGGAATTGTACCGAAATGAGCTTGCCGAATTTCAACGCGCTCCTCATGAGGCCGATAGTTTGCTTCAAGTTGGGGAATATGGTAGAGATAAAAGCCTACCCAAGGAAGAATTGGCAGCCTTTACGCTGGTTAATTCCACTTTAATGAATTACGATGAAGCCATCTATAAACGATAA
- a CDS encoding RagB/SusD family nutrient uptake outer membrane protein produces the protein MKTIKIFKINFVVLGMLLFSSCGEEFLAVYPTDRITTVSFWQNENDVKLALNGIYSVLKHRGVYGSGPTFDAITPYAYQWAHWNGLEKQIGNGSITASTTGGLVDERWTMCYRIINFSNDFIANLENVDLPADKKATYLGEVHFLRGIAYALLADAYGGVPIILTRLNTQEVTELSRNTLEETWAQAISDYDIAIQNSEPVSYELGRVTKGAALGMKMRAYLYQNKYTEVLQMVEQIDALGMYDLFPSYEGLFKLDNENNEEVLFDIQYIAGEQGQGNFFAWLALPGGVAAAGASDPAPTQHIIDEYEMIDGSAVDPNNEFEGRDPRLDFTILRPGATFEGRLYPSEVPNHTGQRVGFGLRKNVGEGIPLLSPRVSPLNFIVLRYADVLLAKAEALIETNQNIPEAIGIINRIRTERTDVTITSLPTDLSQEAAREKLRHERVVEFFGEGILWADIKRWKIGQDLYPVDIKAADGGLIEVKFPNGYEDRHNLLPIPDNEISFNKNLEQNPGW, from the coding sequence ATGAAAACGATAAAGATATTTAAAATAAATTTTGTAGTCCTGGGCATGCTTCTTTTTAGTAGCTGTGGTGAGGAATTTCTTGCAGTATATCCTACAGACAGGATTACAACGGTTTCATTTTGGCAGAATGAAAATGATGTTAAATTGGCCTTAAATGGTATCTATAGTGTTTTGAAACATAGAGGAGTATATGGTTCAGGGCCGACTTTTGATGCCATCACCCCCTATGCTTATCAGTGGGCACATTGGAATGGTTTGGAAAAGCAAATTGGAAACGGTTCAATTACCGCAAGTACTACAGGCGGTTTAGTAGATGAGCGATGGACAATGTGCTATAGGATCATTAATTTCTCCAATGATTTTATTGCCAATTTAGAAAATGTTGATCTTCCTGCAGATAAAAAAGCCACCTATTTGGGAGAGGTACATTTTCTCAGAGGGATTGCTTATGCGCTATTAGCGGATGCTTATGGTGGTGTACCCATCATATTAACCAGGTTAAATACTCAGGAAGTAACCGAACTAAGTAGAAATACCCTGGAGGAAACATGGGCGCAGGCCATTTCAGATTATGATATAGCGATTCAAAATTCAGAACCTGTAAGCTATGAATTGGGTAGGGTTACCAAAGGTGCCGCTTTGGGTATGAAAATGAGGGCTTATTTGTATCAAAATAAATACACTGAAGTCTTGCAAATGGTCGAGCAAATTGATGCCTTGGGAATGTATGATTTATTTCCAAGCTATGAAGGACTCTTTAAGCTGGACAATGAGAACAATGAAGAGGTTTTATTTGATATTCAGTACATAGCTGGTGAACAAGGCCAGGGAAATTTCTTTGCATGGCTGGCCCTTCCAGGTGGTGTGGCTGCCGCAGGAGCGAGTGATCCTGCTCCTACGCAACATATTATAGACGAATATGAAATGATCGATGGTTCAGCCGTTGATCCTAACAATGAGTTTGAGGGAAGGGATCCAAGATTGGATTTTACGATATTAAGGCCTGGAGCAACTTTTGAGGGTAGGTTATATCCTTCAGAAGTTCCTAATCATACAGGACAAAGGGTAGGGTTTGGATTACGAAAAAATGTTGGAGAAGGAATTCCTTTACTTAGTCCTAGGGTTTCACCATTGAATTTTATCGTATTACGATATGCTGATGTGTTGCTGGCAAAAGCTGAGGCGCTTATTGAAACCAATCAAAATATACCTGAAGCCATTGGCATTATTAATAGAATAAGAACGGAACGAACCGATGTTACAATTACTTCTTTGCCAACTGATCTTTCTCAAGAGGCTGCTAGAGAGAAGTTAAGACATGAGCGCGTTGTGGAGTTTTTTGGAGAAGGAATTTTATGGGCTGATATTAAAAGATGGAAAATTGGTCAAGACCTTTATCCTGTCGATATTAAGGCTGCTGATGGAGGTTTGATTGAGGTGAAATTTCCAAATGGATACGAAGATAGACACAACCTATTGCCTATTCCAGACAATGAAATTTCTTTCAATAAAAATTTAGAACAAAATCCAGGTTGGTAA
- a CDS encoding SusC/RagA family TonB-linked outer membrane protein, with product MKKLLLVRSRVYLPYTRRAFSSLIVLLIFLLSPVFGYGNTNSIKPVYVNDWRAEISGTVVDANGEPIPGVTVSVPGTGIGTATDLDGKYTLNVDEGATIVFSFIGFVSQRIQISDQSIVNITLLEDTSSLDEVVVVGYGTQKRENLTGAVSSVNFDEELQNRPITNASQALSGQVPGVWISQNSGKPGSDGAQIRVRGWGTLNNSNPLILVDGVEASINEINPNDIESMTVLKDAASSAIYGSRAANGVVLITLKSGKFGERTSVNIGSYVGQQSLGRRYNIIENSAEYMGMWNQALANQGGSALFPESVINDFKNGSDPYVYPNTNFFDEVFRKAPITEHNVSVKGGSEQTKFYVSMNYLNQDGIMLNSNSSRYGLTLNLESKLKDWLTIGGRINGIKKSSEEPFNIGRMMYIFANGGYPFTAPYTEDGRFGSVQAINSSGNTIVGNRNPLIETANGLSLTENNFFKMNVFADIDFTDYLTLKANFTSQYNSNLRDRHNNLVYGYTNTGVEGKNLDYLTILEASRENVQSNYNTLFSTLNFNKTFNEIHNISAIAGIQIESTVIKDVYGRRSDPPKEGMIQVDAGTAGFQANGNMSELRMMSYFGRVNYALSDKYLFEMNLRADGSSRFKEDYRWGVFPAFSAGWRLGEEAFMKSQNLISDLKIRASWGQLGNQNINSYWPYLAVVNQTNGLSYNFSGSFAPGAGITALVDESIGWETSVTTDLGVEFGLLDNRIFVEADYFMKTTNDIIVQLPIPSILGGVSAPFENVGEMTNNGFEFNINYSKLAKDRDDVGYNIGVNMTYIVNQVTKFRENSPDQLYLIREGYSYRELYGYKAIGIYQTDQEASEHMSANGYIPQAGELKYEDVNNDGRLGFEDKMALGNTIPKYTFGITPSVNYKGFDLSTVIMGIAGANVYTQNAWTQPLGISGGTITEKWRDAWTVDNKSTTVPRISISDTWRSEASSYWVSDISFVKLRNIQLGYTFSSALTERLGLQKLYVYGNAQNIGSLVSKDYEGFDPERNTFDSGDNFYPLPKILSLGVNINL from the coding sequence ATGAAGAAATTATTACTTGTTAGAAGTAGGGTTTATTTACCCTATACCAGACGGGCTTTTTCTAGCCTTATTGTTTTGCTAATATTTCTGTTGTCACCCGTTTTCGGGTACGGTAACACCAATTCGATTAAACCTGTTTATGTAAACGATTGGAGAGCAGAGATATCTGGGACTGTAGTAGATGCAAATGGAGAGCCCATTCCAGGAGTCACAGTTTCGGTACCCGGTACTGGCATTGGTACAGCCACAGATTTAGATGGGAAATATACCTTAAATGTAGATGAGGGTGCCACAATTGTATTTTCATTTATTGGATTTGTTTCCCAAAGGATCCAGATTTCCGACCAAAGTATTGTTAACATTACTTTACTAGAAGATACCTCTTCTCTAGATGAGGTGGTGGTAGTAGGTTATGGCACCCAAAAAAGAGAAAACTTAACGGGTGCAGTTTCTTCAGTTAACTTTGATGAGGAGCTTCAGAACAGGCCAATTACCAATGCTTCTCAGGCATTAAGTGGACAGGTGCCGGGTGTTTGGATAAGTCAAAACTCAGGAAAACCCGGGAGTGATGGTGCCCAAATTCGTGTTAGAGGATGGGGTACATTAAACAATTCAAATCCATTGATACTTGTAGATGGCGTAGAGGCTTCAATAAATGAAATCAATCCTAATGATATCGAAAGTATGACGGTATTGAAGGATGCTGCTAGTTCTGCCATTTATGGATCTAGAGCAGCAAATGGAGTGGTTTTAATTACCCTTAAATCGGGGAAATTTGGAGAAAGGACCAGTGTGAATATAGGTAGTTATGTTGGGCAGCAAAGTCTTGGAAGGCGCTATAATATTATAGAAAATAGTGCGGAATATATGGGGATGTGGAACCAGGCCTTAGCCAATCAAGGAGGTAGCGCATTGTTTCCTGAGTCAGTGATAAACGATTTTAAAAACGGAAGTGATCCATACGTTTATCCCAATACCAATTTCTTTGATGAAGTGTTTAGAAAGGCTCCCATTACAGAACACAATGTATCTGTAAAAGGTGGCTCTGAGCAGACCAAGTTTTATGTATCCATGAACTACCTTAATCAGGATGGGATTATGCTTAATTCCAATTCAAGTAGATACGGACTTACTTTAAATCTGGAATCGAAATTAAAAGACTGGTTAACCATCGGTGGTCGTATTAATGGTATCAAAAAATCATCTGAAGAACCATTTAACATAGGACGAATGATGTATATTTTCGCCAATGGTGGCTATCCTTTTACAGCGCCATATACTGAAGACGGTAGATTTGGATCTGTCCAGGCAATTAACAGCAGTGGAAATACAATTGTAGGCAATAGAAATCCATTAATAGAAACAGCCAATGGGCTTTCTCTTACGGAAAACAATTTCTTCAAAATGAATGTTTTTGCAGACATTGATTTCACTGATTACTTGACTTTGAAGGCCAATTTTACTTCACAGTACAATAGTAATTTGAGAGACCGACACAACAATTTGGTTTATGGATATACCAATACAGGGGTAGAAGGAAAAAACCTGGATTACCTTACCATTTTGGAGGCTAGTAGAGAGAACGTTCAAAGCAATTATAACACCTTATTCTCTACCTTGAACTTTAACAAAACCTTTAATGAAATTCATAATATCTCTGCCATTGCTGGTATTCAAATAGAGAGTACTGTAATCAAAGACGTATATGGTAGAAGGTCAGACCCACCAAAAGAGGGGATGATTCAGGTAGATGCTGGAACCGCAGGTTTTCAAGCCAATGGAAACATGAGTGAACTCAGAATGATGTCTTATTTTGGTCGTGTAAATTATGCTTTATCAGACAAGTACCTTTTTGAAATGAACCTTAGAGCGGATGGTAGTTCTAGGTTTAAAGAAGACTATCGATGGGGTGTGTTTCCAGCATTTTCAGCAGGTTGGAGACTTGGCGAAGAAGCCTTTATGAAAAGCCAAAATTTAATATCAGACCTTAAAATACGCGCATCCTGGGGGCAACTGGGAAATCAGAATATTAATTCCTACTGGCCATACCTAGCTGTGGTAAATCAAACGAATGGACTTAGCTACAATTTTTCTGGAAGTTTTGCACCTGGTGCAGGGATAACGGCTCTTGTGGATGAGAGCATTGGATGGGAAACTTCGGTTACAACAGATTTGGGAGTTGAATTTGGTTTGTTAGACAATAGGATTTTTGTAGAAGCAGATTACTTCATGAAAACGACGAACGATATCATAGTTCAATTGCCTATACCATCAATTCTCGGGGGGGTAAGTGCACCTTTTGAAAACGTAGGAGAAATGACCAACAATGGTTTTGAATTTAATATCAACTACTCAAAGTTGGCTAAAGATAGAGATGATGTAGGTTATAATATAGGTGTTAACATGACTTATATCGTAAACCAGGTAACCAAATTCAGAGAAAATTCCCCCGATCAATTGTACTTGATTCGCGAAGGGTACTCTTATCGTGAGTTGTATGGATATAAGGCCATAGGGATTTATCAAACTGATCAGGAAGCCTCAGAACACATGTCTGCCAATGGGTATATTCCACAGGCAGGTGAATTGAAATATGAGGATGTAAATAATGATGGTCGTCTAGGTTTTGAAGATAAAATGGCTTTGGGGAATACCATCCCTAAATATACCTTTGGTATTACGCCAAGTGTTAATTATAAAGGTTTTGATTTAAGTACTGTGATCATGGGAATAGCTGGGGCAAATGTTTATACCCAGAATGCTTGGACCCAACCTTTGGGGATTTCCGGAGGAACAATCACTGAAAAATGGAGAGATGCTTGGACGGTTGACAATAAAAGTACAACAGTACCAAGGATTTCAATAAGTGATACATGGAGAAGTGAAGCATCTTCATACTGGGTTAGCGATATTTCATTTGTTAAGCTCAGAAATATCCAGTTGGGTTATACTTTCTCTTCTGCTTTAACAGAAAGACTTGGACTTCAAAAACTATATGTTTATGGGAATGCCCAGAATATAGGTTCGTTAGTGTCCAAAGACTATGAGGGATTTGACCCCGAAAGAAACACCTTTGATTCGGGGGATAATTTTTATCCTTTACCAAAAATTCTTTCTCTTGGTGTCAATATTAATCTATAA